A window from Culex pipiens pallens isolate TS chromosome 3, TS_CPP_V2, whole genome shotgun sequence encodes these proteins:
- the LOC120422999 gene encoding NEDD4 family-interacting protein 1, translating into MPPANNNSNNNDDLPPPKADFSAPPPYEATDNLNHQYAQPQEMAATVKLPTYEEVQMEKMINHELPIPPGSTGHMLPPPPPSITGLPLGGRGGVGPNGTGPAVTFIAIDADGENINADNSLLGTDIVFVTAFLVAFLFNWIGFLMLTCFCHTIAARYGALSGFGLSLAKWTLIVKHSTDFASHENSWLWWLIMAFGFLICVRALVQYISIKRTWRLLSTSAQERLLFFY; encoded by the coding sequence ATGCCACCGgcaaacaacaacagcaacaacaacgatGATTTGCCCCCGCCCAAGGCGGACTTTAGCGCCCCTCCGCCGTACGAGGCGACGGACAACCTCAATCATCAGTACGCTCAACCCCAGGAGATGGCCGCCACGGTAAAGCTGCCGACGTACGAAGAAGTTCAGATGGAAAAAATGATCAACCACGAGTTGCCGATTCCGCCGGGTTCCACGGGACACATGCTGCCACCGCCACCACCCAGCATCACGGGCCTTCCCCTCGGCGGACGGGGCGGAGTTGGACCGAACGGAACCGGACCGGCCGTCACATTCATCGCCATCGACGCAGACGGAGAAAACATCAACGCCGACAACAGTCTGCTGGGAACGGACATTGTCTTCGTGACGGCTTTCCTGGTAGCGTTCCTGTTCAACTGGATCGGATTCCTGATGCTGACCTGCTTCTGTCACACCATCGCGGCCCGTTACGGTGCGCTCAGCGGATTCGGCCTCTCGCTGGCCAAGTGGACCCTGATCGTGAAGCACTCGACCGATTTCGCCTCGCACGAAAACTCGTGGCTTTGGTGGCTCATCATGGCCTTTGGATTCCTCATCTGCGTCCGGGCCCTCGTCCAATACATCAGCATCAAGCGAACCTGGCGACTGCTGTCGACTTCGGCCCAGGAACGGTTGCTGTTCTTTTACTGA